From Corallococcus caeni:
GTGCACTGGGCCTTCCAGGACGGCACGTCACGCGTGGGCGGCGTGCACCGGGGCCGCTTCTCCCTCACGCTGGAGGGGCTGGGCGGCGTGTTCGCCATCAAGTTCCGGCCCGGAGGCTTCTTCCCCTTCGTGGGCACGCCCGTGTCCGCCCTCACGCAGCGCACCGTGCCCCCGGAGCCCCTGCTGGGCCCCAGGGCGCGGGAGCTGGAGGCGGCCATCCTCGCCACCGACGTCACGCGCGACGCGGACGCGGAGCGCATCGCGCTGGCGGAGGCCTTCCTGCGGGCGCACAGGCCCGCGCCGGATCCGAACGTGGCGTGGGTGCAGGAGCGCGTCACCCGCATCCTGGAGGACCGCGCGGTGACGAAGGTGGAGGACCTGCTCACGCCGGGTGGCCCGGGCCTGCGCACGCTGCAGCGGCTGTTCAACCGCTACGTGGGCGTGAGCCCCAAGTGGGTCATCCAGCGCTACCGTCTGCATGAAGCTGCGGAGCGGCTGCGCGAAACTCCGCCGCCGGAGCTGGCGCGGCTGGCGCTGGAGCTGGGCTACTTCGACCAGGCCCACTTCATCCGCGACTTCCGGCGCGTCGTGGGCCACACGCCCGCCGGATACGCCCGGCAGGCGGCGCGGCGTTGAAGCCTCAGAACGTGTACTTCACGCGCGGGAACACGGCGAACGACATGATGTTGGGCCCGAAGATGTAGCGCCCCAGCAGGTCCGCCCCCACGGAGAAGTGGTCGAAGGACGTCGCGTACTCCACGCCCACGCCCAGGCCCGCGTTGAAGGCGTTGATGGAGCGGCCCGGGTCGCCCTCGTCCGGATCCACCGGCGTGGGGTCCAGGCGCGTGTAGCCCGCCGCCACCTTGGGCGTCAGGTAGAAGCGGTGGGCCAGCTGCACGTGGTACGCGGCCGTCAGGTCGCCAAAGGCCACCGTGAAGTTGTCCGACAGCGCGCAGACGTTGGAGTCCGGCAGGTAGCCCGCGAAGCAGTTCTGCGCGGAGGACCCCAGCGCGAAGTGGGCGCCCAGGGACAGCCGCTCCGTCAGGTCATAGCCGATGCCCAGCTGCACGTACGACTGCGCGTTGGAGTAGCTGTTCTCGCCGCCCACCGTGAAGAACACCCCGACGTCGGTCTCGGTGAAGAACCCCCGGCGCGGCTCGAACGGGACGCCCTCCGGCGGGGTGGCTCCCAGGGCCGGCGTCGCCAGCGCGAGCGCGGCCAACAGCAGCGACTTCCTCACGACTCCTCCCGTCACGTTGTCCTCCTGCTCCCTCGCACTCCGGGCAGCAGCGGCACGGACAGTAGTGATGCCGGGCACGAAACGGCAGCGGGGAAAAACGAAAATGGCGTGGACCGTTTCGTCCACGCCACTTCGGTCTTCCAGTCTACGAATCGCGCCCCACGTTACTCAGCGGCGTCCGCGCCCGAGGGCGAGAACAGCCAGGGGTACGTCACATTCACCACGCCGCCGCCCTTGGGCTCCGGGAACTTCCAGCGGCGGATGCGGGAGATCATGCACTGCTCCGCCGGGGTGCTGCCCAGCGTGGACTCCGACACGTTGGCGTCCGCCACCGCGCCCGCCGGGTCGATGGTGAAGGCCACCGCGACCTTGCCAGCCAGCGCCGGGTTCTTGTTCAGCTCCGACTCGTAGCAGTACTTGATCTCATTCTGGTGCCGCCGGATGACCTTGGCGATGACGTCCTTGTCCAGGCCGCCAATCACCGTCGTCTTGCCGGGGATGACCTTGGTGACGGACTTGCCGCGGCCGCCCAGGTCGATGCCGCCGGACCCGCCCGTGCCCCGGCCGTTGCCCTGGGTGCCCAGGCCGCCGATGCCCAGCGCCGTGCCGCCACCGCCGTTGCCCGTGCCGCGCGAACCCATGCCGCCCACGCCGTGAGCGTCACCCATGGCCGCGCCGCCCTTGAGGCCGCCCAGCGAGTTGTTGATGCCGGTGCCGATGCCGCCCGGACCGAACACGTCCGACGCGCCACCCTTCATGCCCTTGAGCGCGCCCAGGAGACCGACCTTGCCCACCACCTGGCGGTCCTTCTCCTTCTTGCTCTTGTCCACCACCGGGGTGCCCGGCTTGGAGGGCGCGGCCTCCTCCTGCTTCGCCTCCTGCTTGCCGAACTTGCCCTCTTCGTCCTTCGCCTTGGCCCCCTCCTCCACGCCGGAGAGCTGGAGCTTCTTCGCCTCCACCTTCTTCTCCG
This genomic window contains:
- a CDS encoding AraC family transcriptional regulator, with product MESNAGKPRGLLHPRPDPRHFEHVRVLPSEDLRPWVEHFWAVRWDLRGQPPVHQQTLPHPSVHWAFQDGTSRVGGVHRGRFSLTLEGLGGVFAIKFRPGGFFPFVGTPVSALTQRTVPPEPLLGPRARELEAAILATDVTRDADAERIALAEAFLRAHRPAPDPNVAWVQERVTRILEDRAVTKVEDLLTPGGPGLRTLQRLFNRYVGVSPKWVIQRYRLHEAAERLRETPPPELARLALELGYFDQAHFIRDFRRVVGHTPAGYARQAARR
- the cglE gene encoding adventurous gliding motility protein CglE gives rise to the protein MRKSLLLAALALATPALGATPPEGVPFEPRRGFFTETDVGVFFTVGGENSYSNAQSYVQLGIGYDLTERLSLGAHFALGSSAQNCFAGYLPDSNVCALSDNFTVAFGDLTAAYHVQLAHRFYLTPKVAAGYTRLDPTPVDPDEGDPGRSINAFNAGLGVGVEYATSFDHFSVGADLLGRYIFGPNIMSFAVFPRVKYTF